Proteins encoded by one window of Bos javanicus breed banteng chromosome 22, ARS-OSU_banteng_1.0, whole genome shotgun sequence:
- the RTP3 gene encoding receptor-transporting protein 3, translating into MLAPGRRHCHTQLTAMAEMAEMDLDMKVWKRVFQELIQEVKPCHTWQLTLDKSLLPNILKPGWAQYQQRTFARFQCSLCSRNWASGQVQVLFHMRWSEGESRGQVKMRVFAQRCQKCSQPSFEVPEFTEENISRILNNLVLQILKNCYREGIKFVKSPMIKAIALKGPHNSDNCEACLQGVCVQNDIGLAVQSPVALSFPTVSSPTPGITAEMPSPTSGSTRGEAVTKKKVLPRSWFPEPTPAESLPTSWSPRTNTSFQRERRDQDSSCDQSFYSHPAQHPRSTGIGCCCFILTLIVIIIIIVAVIVVAVTIRASKA; encoded by the exons atgctggctcccggcaggagACACTGCCACACCCAGCTCACTGCGATGGCAGAGATGGCAGAGATGGATCTGGACATGAAGGTGTGGAAGCGAGTGTTCCAGGAATTAATTCAGGAGGTGAAGCCATGTCACACATGGCAACTCACACTGGACAAAAGCCTTCTTCCTAACATCCTGAAGCCAGGGTGGGCACAATACCAGCAGCGGACCTTCGCCCG GTTCCAGTGTTCCTTGTGCTCTCGAAACTGGGCCTCTGGCCAAGTTCAGGTCCTTTTCCATATGCGCTGGAGTGAGGGGGAATCCAGGGGGCAGGTGAAGATGAGAGTCTTTGCCCAGAGGTGTCAGAAATGCTCCCAGCCTTCGTTTGAGGTTCCCGAGTTCACAGAAGAGAACATCTCAAGGATCCTGAACAACCTGGTGTTGCAAATTCTGAAGAACTGCTATAGAGAAGGAATTAAGTTCGTGAAGAGTCCTATGATTAAGGCCATTGCTCTCAAAGGGCCACATAACAGTGACAACTGCGAGGCATGTCTGCAGGGTGTTTGTGTCCAGAATGACATAGGTCTGGCTGTGCAGTCACCAGTAGCCCTGTCCTTTCCCACAGTAAGCTCACCCACCCCTGGGATCACCGCTGAAATGCCTTCTCCCACGAGTGGAAGCACCAGAGGGGAAGCAGTGACGAAAAAGAAGGTATTACCCAGATCGTGGTTTCCTGAGCCCACACCAGCTGAGAGCCTCCCTACTTCGTGGAGCCCAAGAACGAACACCAGCTtccagagggagagaagagaccAGGATTCCTCCTGCGATCAGAGCTTCTATTCCCACCCAGCCCAGCATCCCAGGAGCACAGGCATTGGTTGCTGCTGTTTCATCCTCACTTTAATTGTAATTATAATCATCATCGTAGCTGTAATTGTGGTAGCAGTCACTATCAGAGCCTCGAAAGCTTGA